One region of Magnetococcus sp. PR-3 genomic DNA includes:
- a CDS encoding ligand-binding protein SH3 — MQLIPNFPHDGVVTINRVVLKAAYDVDDLQERVAELCENVKTYHSETGFIGGMVTMNSGQISNEGSDRGQPVSSPLKGREALIITFWRSYEEHEASHRSETFQPLFEKVLALCENGNEEIAYDMLWAGRAYDPETAKQAQARKAQYQAA; from the coding sequence ATGCAGTTGATTCCCAATTTTCCCCATGATGGTGTGGTCACCATTAACCGAGTGGTTTTAAAAGCAGCCTATGATGTGGACGATCTGCAAGAGCGGGTCGCCGAGCTGTGTGAAAATGTAAAAACCTACCATAGTGAAACCGGTTTTATCGGCGGAATGGTCACCATGAACAGTGGCCAGATCTCTAATGAAGGGAGTGATAGGGGGCAGCCGGTGAGTAGTCCACTAAAAGGACGTGAGGCGCTGATTATTACCTTTTGGCGTAGTTATGAAGAGCATGAGGCTTCGCACCGAAGTGAAACATTTCAACCCCTTTTCGAAAAGGTGTTGGCCTTATGTGAAAATGGTAATGAAGAGATTGCCTATGACATGCTCTGGGCAGGCCGGGCCTATGACCCAGAAACGGCCAAGCAGGCCCAAGCACGTAAAGCCCAATATCAAGCGGCTTAA
- a CDS encoding DUF29 family protein: MNTQGQINQQVTTLMGCLMRWEHQPEKRSLMWRLAISNLRNQMETSLEDSDLDNMVDRMDLNAVYRQLKPSIAQEAAGRVPDACPYSMDDLFDPYFWPNE; this comes from the coding sequence ATGAACACACAAGGTCAGATCAACCAGCAGGTAACCACCCTTATGGGTTGCCTGATGCGTTGGGAACACCAGCCGGAAAAACGTAGTTTGATGTGGCGTTTAGCCATTAGCAATCTACGCAATCAGATGGAGACGTCACTGGAAGACAGTGATCTCGACAACATGGTCGATCGTATGGATCTGAATGCCGTTTATCGGCAGCTCAAACCATCGATTGCCCAAGAAGCTGCAGGTCGGGTACCCGATGCCTGTCCCTACAGTATGGATGATCTTTTTGATCCCTACTTCTGGCCCAATGAGTAA